In Drosophila simulans strain w501 chromosome X, Prin_Dsim_3.1, whole genome shotgun sequence, one DNA window encodes the following:
- the LOC6725136 gene encoding zinc finger protein 391 isoform X1 — protein MDTICRLCFQTATLFQVPGYSIPTCVRCSEQLTNNSNFHQSAAAAAAVAASASAAVAASAAAAATSSSTASSSDSDAIAQQQQHQNPQQQQHQNSQQQQQQQQQQMQSSSSSENLQSQDDSEDVDLIFNEEGSCPLCNKTFSRKSSLMTHIRNHSAERKFVCTYCQKGFTQAANLRNHERIHTNDRPYQCVDCGKTFTQITNLNNHRRLHTGERPFVCNEPECGRSFAQVTNLNNHMKSHHKVQQYCCNVCNKKFTQVTSLNQHLQAHAGVTGYYCPRCPEKNFKLQSQLHTHMKTHGLAFPYECDKCDEKFLQQAHLDQHLKMHDEFKFKCDICPSSFNQESLLKKHVQRHVEGRYLSCPVANCAESFAVRQHLSKHLLTNHAHHELPPPKRSKKAGTLQTSQQPLAMIGQPLSLQHTTGQRGRPPKNKNKATTLAATAIKIEINESLHSQHISNVSGLSIQQQINQHMQQQAAQQQAQQQAAQQQAQQQAAQQQQQAAQQQQLLHLPMGQAVKARFIPTK, from the exons TCGGAGCAGTTGACAAATAATTCCAACTTCCATCAGTCGGCGGCGGCCGCTGCAGCCgtcgctgcctctgcctcGGCCGCAGTTGCCGCCtccgcagcagcggcggctACCTCCTCGTCGACGGCCTCCTCCAGCGACAGCGACGCCAtcgcgcagcagcagcagcaccagaatccgcagcagcagcagcatcagaactcgcaacagcaacaacaacagcagcagcagcaaatgcaatcaTCCAGTTCTTCCGAGAACCTACAGTCGCAGGACGACTCCGAAGAC GTGGATCTGATATTCAACGAGGAGGGCTCCTGCCCGCTATGCAACAAAACTTTCTCGCGCAAATCCTCGCTCATGACGCACATACGAAATCACTCGGCGGAGCGTAAGTTTGTGTGCACCTACTGCCAAAAAG GCTTCACGCAGGCGGCCAACTTGCGGAACCACGAACGCATCCACACGAACGATCGGCCATACCAGTGCGTGGACTGCGGCAAGACCTTCACGCAGATCACCAATCTGAACAATCACCGCCGGCTGCACACCGGCGAACGGCCCTTCGTCTGCAATGAACCGGAGTGCGGTCGCAGCTTCGCCCAG GTGACGAACCTGAACAACCACATGAAGTCGCACCACAAGGTGCAGCAGTACTGCTGCAACGTGTGCAACAAGAAGTTCACGCAGGTGACCTCGCTGAACCAGCACCTGCAGGCGCACGCCGGGGTCACCGGCTACTACTGTCCGCGTTGTCCGGAGAAGAACTTCAAGCTGCAGTCGCAGCTGCACACGCACATGAAGACCCACGGCCTGGCCTTTCCGTACGAGTGCGACAAGTGCGACGAGAAGTTCCTGCAGCAGGCCCATCTCGACCAGCACCTCAAGATGCACGACGagttcaagttcaagtgcGACATCTGCCCGAGCAGCTTCAACCAGGAGTCGCTGCTGAAGAAGCACGTGCAGCGCCATGTCGAGGGTCGCTACCTCTCCTGTCCGGTGGCCAATTGTGCCGAGTCCTTTGCGGTGCGCCAGCACCTCTCCAAGCACCTGCTCACCAACCACGCCCACCACGAGCTGCCGCCTCCGAAGCGATCCAAGAAGGCGGGCACGCTGCAGACGTCGCAACAGCCGCTGGCGATGATCGGCCAGCCGTTGTCCCTGCAGCACACGACAGGGCAAC GTGGACGTCCGCCGAAGAACAAGAACAAGGCGACAACGCTGGCCGCCACGGCCATCAAGATCGAGATCAACGAATCGCTCCACAGCCAGCATATCAGCAATGTCAGCGGCCTGTCCATCCAGCAGCAGATCAACCagcacatgcagcagcaggcggcacagcagcaggcgcagcagcaggcggcacagcagcaggcgcagcagcaagcggcgcaacagcagcagcaggcggcgcagcagcagcaactgctgcaCTTGCCGATGGGACAGGCGGTCAAGGCGCGTTTCATACCCACTAAGTAG
- the LOC6725136 gene encoding gastrula zinc finger protein XlCGF8.2DB isoform X2 has translation MTHIRNHSAERKFVCTYCQKGFTQAANLRNHERIHTNDRPYQCVDCGKTFTQITNLNNHRRLHTGERPFVCNEPECGRSFAQVTNLNNHMKSHHKVQQYCCNVCNKKFTQVTSLNQHLQAHAGVTGYYCPRCPEKNFKLQSQLHTHMKTHGLAFPYECDKCDEKFLQQAHLDQHLKMHDEFKFKCDICPSSFNQESLLKKHVQRHVEGRYLSCPVANCAESFAVRQHLSKHLLTNHAHHELPPPKRSKKAGTLQTSQQPLAMIGQPLSLQHTTGQRGRPPKNKNKATTLAATAIKIEINESLHSQHISNVSGLSIQQQINQHMQQQAAQQQAQQQAAQQQAQQQAAQQQQQAAQQQQLLHLPMGQAVKARFIPTK, from the exons ATGACGCACATACGAAATCACTCGGCGGAGCGTAAGTTTGTGTGCACCTACTGCCAAAAAG GCTTCACGCAGGCGGCCAACTTGCGGAACCACGAACGCATCCACACGAACGATCGGCCATACCAGTGCGTGGACTGCGGCAAGACCTTCACGCAGATCACCAATCTGAACAATCACCGCCGGCTGCACACCGGCGAACGGCCCTTCGTCTGCAATGAACCGGAGTGCGGTCGCAGCTTCGCCCAG GTGACGAACCTGAACAACCACATGAAGTCGCACCACAAGGTGCAGCAGTACTGCTGCAACGTGTGCAACAAGAAGTTCACGCAGGTGACCTCGCTGAACCAGCACCTGCAGGCGCACGCCGGGGTCACCGGCTACTACTGTCCGCGTTGTCCGGAGAAGAACTTCAAGCTGCAGTCGCAGCTGCACACGCACATGAAGACCCACGGCCTGGCCTTTCCGTACGAGTGCGACAAGTGCGACGAGAAGTTCCTGCAGCAGGCCCATCTCGACCAGCACCTCAAGATGCACGACGagttcaagttcaagtgcGACATCTGCCCGAGCAGCTTCAACCAGGAGTCGCTGCTGAAGAAGCACGTGCAGCGCCATGTCGAGGGTCGCTACCTCTCCTGTCCGGTGGCCAATTGTGCCGAGTCCTTTGCGGTGCGCCAGCACCTCTCCAAGCACCTGCTCACCAACCACGCCCACCACGAGCTGCCGCCTCCGAAGCGATCCAAGAAGGCGGGCACGCTGCAGACGTCGCAACAGCCGCTGGCGATGATCGGCCAGCCGTTGTCCCTGCAGCACACGACAGGGCAAC GTGGACGTCCGCCGAAGAACAAGAACAAGGCGACAACGCTGGCCGCCACGGCCATCAAGATCGAGATCAACGAATCGCTCCACAGCCAGCATATCAGCAATGTCAGCGGCCTGTCCATCCAGCAGCAGATCAACCagcacatgcagcagcaggcggcacagcagcaggcgcagcagcaggcggcacagcagcaggcgcagcagcaagcggcgcaacagcagcagcaggcggcgcagcagcagcaactgctgcaCTTGCCGATGGGACAGGCGGTCAAGGCGCGTTTCATACCCACTAAGTAG
- the LOC6725137 gene encoding TBC domain-containing protein kinase-like protein, whose translation MGTRERERECRLCAVTFFAKLHPGDVCGSNGLPLTPNSIAILGRAQKLKELQDEHLCQYLDVIRGKHERTIVVSEYLGLSLEDYAMRHPPLAIAQILRIFYQVACGINVLSRHHLVAHNVEPKHILLSSDGQRVKLFNYGLHHMTKGGAYVPFPIGNIRYMAPERLLGLNGNVKSDVWSLALVMVELILQIELWPKLKLSNVVRKILAFGKSNGALEKIAREHQCHERYVQMDQRLRQLLESCLSVLPKRRPLPGELLEHPIFEEVLLDLKKQKMEPLSLETDHLPLLLRCPLSQIYHLWQLAGGDVQAELKKEGLIRSEAPILGLPQIVRLSGASVCPGRSQAQLMDDRVVPLRLKALLQRLSGLPAAVYFPLLHSPRFPAHFARELQELPLVIREKDIEYQFQRVRLFTRLLQGYPHTAEQLQREAAVDVPPLLRGPIWAALLEVVPNGSYAKIDKFTSTSTDRQIEVDIPRCHQYDELLSSPDGHRKLRRLLKAWVTAHPQYVYWQGLDSLTAPFLYLNFNNEELAFLSLFKFIPKYLQWFFLKDNSAVIKEYLSKFSQLTAFHEPLLAQHLASISFIPELFAIPWFLTMFSHVFPLHKILHLWDKLMLGDSSYPLFIGIAILRQLRSTLLTSGFNECILLFSDLPDIVMDGCVLESQKMYEATPKSITHRQHALRLQPPQALDIGVADVELKHLQQEQCPRISAKDVQFLLDNSPAELALVDLRSVVEFGRVHVPHSINIPFATVQLGEQRLEALQVPQLEAQLRGKIVVCVSNIHQHSVEFSHFLVAGGVQRTCILHKGFNVLHSIEPNILISN comes from the exons ATGGGCACGCGGGAGCGCGAAAGGGAGTGCCGCCTGTGCGCGGTCACCTTCTTCGCGAAACTGCATCCCGGCGACGTGTGCGGCAGCAACGGCCTGCCCCTCACGCCCAACTCGATTGCGATCCTGGGGCGTGCCCAGAAACTGAAGGAGCTGCAGGACGAGCACCTGTGCCAGTACCTGGATGTGATCCGCGGCAAGCACG AGCGCACCATTGTGGTTTCGGAGTATCTGGGACTCTCACTGGAGGACTACGCCATGCGTCATCCACCGCTGGCCATTGCCCAGATCCTGAGAATCTTCTACCAGGTGGCGTGCGGCATCAACGTGCTGAGTCGGCACCATCTGGTGGCCCACAACGTGGAGCCCAAGCACATTCTACTCTCCAGCGACGGGCAGCGGGTGAAGCTCTTCAACTACGGGCTGCATCACATGACCAAGGGCGGTGCCTATGTGCCCTTTCCCATTGGCAACATTCGCTACATGGCGCCCGAACGACTGCTCGGTCTGAATGGCAATGTGAAGAGCGACGTTTGGTCGCTGGCCCTGGTGATGGTGGAGCTAATATTGCAGATCGAGCTGTGGCCGAAGCTCAAGCTCTCGAATGTGGTCAGGAAGATCCTGGCCTTCGGCAAGAGCAACGGGGCGCTGGAGAAGATCGCGCGAGAGCACCAGTGCCACGAGCGCTATGTGCAGATGGACCAGCGCCTGCGACAGCTGCTGGAGAGCTGTTTGAGTGTACTGCCCAAGAGGAGACCACTGCCAGGGGAGCTCTTGGAACATCCCATTTTCGAGGAAGTCCTATTGGATTTGAAGAAACAGAAGATGGAGCCCCTGAGCCTAGAAACCGATCATttaccgctgctgctgcgatgtcCCTTGTCGCAGATCTACCACCTGTGGCAACTGGCCGGCGGAGATGTGCAGGCGGAGCTGAAAAAGGAGGGTCTCATCCGGAGTGAGGCGCCCATTTTGGGCCTGCCACAAATCGTTCGCCTGAGCGGCGCCAGCGTTTGTCCCGGACGAAGCCAGGCGCAGCTGATGGACGATCGCGTGGTGCCGCTGCGCCTGAAGGCGCTGCTCCAGCGACTAAGTGGCCTGCCGGCCGCAGTCTACTTTCCCCTGCTCCACTCGCCGCGTTTTCCCGCCCACTTTGCTCGCGAACTGCAGGAACTGCCGCTGGTTATCCGCGAAAAGGACATCGAGTATCAGTTTCAGCGCGTGCGACTGTTTACGCGCCTGCTCCAGGGCTATCCGCATAcggcggagcagctgcagcgcgAGGCAGCCGTGGATGTGCCTCCGCTACTAAGGGGTCCCATTTGGGCCGCCCTGCTGGAGGTCGTGCCCAATGGCAGTTACGCGAAGATCGACAAGTTTACGTCTACGAGCACGGATCGGCAGATCGAGGTGGACATACCGCGCTGCCATCAGTACGATGAGCTGCTCTCCTCGCCGGATGGCCACCGCAAGCTGAGGCGGCTGCTCAAGGCCTGGGTCACCGCCCATCCGCAGTACGTCTACTGGCAGGGACTGGACTCACTGACGGCACCGTTTCTCTATCTCAACTTCAACAATGAAG AGTTGGCCTTCCTCAGCTTGTTCAAGTTCATTCCAAAGTATCTGCAGTGGTTCTTTCTCAAGGATAATTCGGCGGTGATCAAGGAGTACCTGAGCAAGTTCTCCCAGCTGACTGCCTTCCATGAGCCGCTCCTCGCTCAGCATTTGGCCAGCATTAGCTTTATACCCGAGTTGTTTGCCATTCCCTGGTTCCTCACCATGTTCTCGC ATGTATTCCCGCTGCACAAGATCCTGCATTTGTGGGATAAACTCATGCTGGGCGACAGTTCGTATCCGCTGTTCATAGGCATCGCCATATTGCGCCAGCTGAGGAGCACGCTGCTCACCTCCGGTTTCAACGAGTGCATCCTGCTCTTCTCGGACCTGCCCGATATCGTGATGGATGGCTGTGTGCTGGAGTCCCAGAAGATGTACGAGGCCACACCGAAGAGTATTACTCACCGCCAGCACGCGTTGCGCCTCCAGCCGCCACAGGCGTTG GACATTGGCGTGGCGGATGTCGAGCTGAAGCACCTGCAACAGGAGCAGTGCCCCCGGATCAGCGCCAAGGATGTGCAATTCCTGCTGGACAACTCGCCTGCGGAGCTGGCCCTCGTCGATCTGCGCAGTGTGGTGGAGTTCGGACGCGTCCATGTGCCGCATAGCATCAACATACCGTTCGCCACCGTCCAGTTGGGTGAACAGCGACTGGAGGCCCTGCAGGTGCCCCAATTGGAGGCGCAGCTCCGCGGCAAGATCGTCGTCTGCGTGAGCAACATCCATCAGCACTCCGTGGAG TTCTCGCACTTTCTGGTGGCCGGCGGCGTCCAGCGCACCTGCATCCTCCACAAGGGATTCAACGTCCTGCACTCCATCGAGCCAAATATACTCATCTCGAATTGA
- the LOC6725138 gene encoding heparan-alpha-glucosaminide N-acetyltransferase — protein sequence MSLFVEYTEPKWRHLDMRALSVDEFYLYLRSEFSSQTHLYSLSDECYTCPYTKVKALPAADDAAGVAEPLRLSSAYSLNFKIFEHDQGHYAYDNVSSLCWLRRSDLQEFGVYNLTLQANGTCAFAVDKPGVPINYAFIAVFVLVAALLIALKLVSCAWRYYRYDEATAAADSIGEAATKATQRKRLRSLDTFRGLSIVLMIFVNSGGGGYAWIEHAAWNGLHLADIVFPSFLWIMGVCIPLSVKSQLSRGSSKARICLRILVRSIKLFVIGLCLNSMSGPNLEQLRVMGVLQRFGVAYLVVGVLHTLCCRREPISPQRSWQRAVHDVCLFSGELAVLLALVATYLGLTFGLRVPGCPRGYLGPGGKHDYNAHPKCIGGAAGYADLQVLGNAHIYQHPTAKYVYDSTAFDPEGIFGCILSVVQVLLGAFAGVTLLVHPNYQSRIRRWTLLAILLGLIGGALCGFSREGGAIPVNKNLWSLSFVCVTVSLALVILSLMYYFIDVRETWSWSGYPFTECGMNAIVMYVGHSVLHKMLPWHWRIGEMNTHFMLLLEATWNTLVWVGIALYLDAQEFYYSV from the exons ATGTCGCTTTTTGTGGAATATACGGAGCCCAAGTGGCGCCACCTGGATATGCGCGCGCTGTCCGTTGACGAATTTTACCTGTACCTGCGCTCGGAGTTCAGCAGCCAGACCCATCTGTACTCACTGTCCGACGAATGCTACACG TGTCCGTACACCAAAGTGAAAGCTCTGCCCGCTGCCGACgacgctgccggcgtcgctgaACCGTTACGTTTGAGTTCGGCGTATTCGttgaatttcaaaatattcgAACACGATCAGGGTCACTATGCCTACGACAATGT CTCGTCGCTCTGCTGGCTACGTCGCAGCGATCTGCAGGAATTCGGCGTCTACAACCTGACCCTGCAAGCGAATGGCACTTGTGCCTTTGCCGTGGACAAGCCGGGCGTACCAATTAATTACG CTTTCATCGCCGTTTTCGTGCTGGTTGCCGCCCTGCTAATCGCCCTGAAGCTAGTGAGCTGCGCCTGGCGTTACTATCGCTATGACGaggccaccgccgccgccgacagCATCGGCGAAGCCGCTACCAAGGCTACGCAGAGGAAGCGCCTCCGCAGCCTGGACACCTTTCGCGG CCTTTCGATTGTTCTGATGATCTTCGTGAACAGCGGTGGCGGCGGTTACGCCTGGATCGAGCATGCGGCCTGGAACGGACTGCACTTGGCCGACATCGTCTTCCCCTCGTTCCTCTGGATCATGGGCGTGTGCATACCGCTCTCCGTCAAATCGCAATTGTCGCGAGGCAGCAGCAAGGCGAGGATTTGCCTTCGCATACTGGTGCGATCGATAAAGCTGTTCGTCATCGGCCTGTGCCTCAACTCGATGAGCGGGCCGAATCTGGAGCAGCTGCGTGTCATGGGTGTGCTGCAGCGATTCGGAGTGGCCTACCTGGTAGTTGGGGTTCTTCATACGTTGTGCTGTCGCAGGGAGCCCATCAGTCCGCAAAGATCCTGGCAGCGCGCCGTCCACGATGTGTGCCTGTTTAGCGGAGAGTTGGCTGTGCTGTTGGCCCTGGTGGCCACCTATTTGGGCCTGACCTTCGGCCTACGCGTGCCTGGCTGTCCGCGCGGCTATCTGGGCCCGGGCGGCAAACACGACTACAATGCCCATCCCAAGTGCATTGGTGGCGCGGCGGGCTATGCGGACCTTCAGGTGCTGGGCAATGCGCACATCTACCAGCATCCGACGGCCAAGTACGTCTACGATTCCACAGCCTTCGATCCAGAGGGTATATTCG GCTGCATTCTGAGCGTTGTGCAGGTGCTGCTCGGCGCCTTTGCGGGCGTAACTCTGTTGGTGCATCCCAACTATCAGTCGAGGATCCGTCGCTGGACACTACTCGCCATTCTGCTGGGCCTCATTGGCGGCGCTCTGTGTGGATTCTCGCGTGAGGGCGGCGCCATACCCGTGAACAAGAACCTCTGGTCGCTGTCCTTCGTGTGCGTCACCGTCAGCTTGGCCCTGGTAATCCTCTCGCTGATGTACTACTTCATCGACGTGCGGGAGACGTGGAGCTGGTCGGGCTATCCCTTCACCGAATGCGGCATGAATGCCATCGTGATGTACGTGGGCCACTCCGTGCTGCACAAGATGCTGCCCTGGCACTGGCGGATCGGCGAGATGAACACGCACTTCATGCTCCTGCTGGAAGCCACGTGGAACACCCTGGTCTGGGTGGGCATCGCGCTGTATCTGGACGCGCAGGAGTTCTACTACAGTGTATAG
- the LOC27208067 gene encoding uncharacterized protein LOC27208067 isoform X1: protein MFNFHKPRVYRSADGCCICRAKSSSSRFTASRKYEKESMQCFNLNEPRNGEICNACVLLVKRYKRLPIGSKRHWGHVVDARAGPGTKSMAKQKKRDNADAKSRAANGSGNSFLPEKFAKIFKKNRKSKERAATEAAARSSSKSTSSLSSSLSPSSSLSLSTSTVNRPSSTSPTSDHQQSDSNESYDDEHMLPANAPYQTRKRTAAAALATANESKEHNNKRSKLTGSYRRRQLAPQKNRRAVDNIPFFEESDLVRLEVCCGVVFQSLSLGSIHYIIDPELYKPCAKHQRIRHQQMQLQLQQQQAEAVNATPTPTTNSSPLTTQVQSKVPTIGPLKKHHLFCKRQSGSFPQGEIHSISPIPMSKTETIGQPLSPKPHSTLSLILKPTVHMQPQSQAQGQVVSVGAASPSSLSSLSNCSTSSSVATKFNDNSSDSGFDEHVLERKSVSPPTQDECKLRGTTGGRVQLILVSGLPLAGQSQNLMLAGNEFTARIVQQREAGIAAATGAGAGAPSIGATPLKINVLGGSQGNSNKMRAIFNSTSSIQHENGVTTIVPASSLAASNQTAAMNAIAPSTVTITPSSVGKKVTVPNPKIILLKPAKFVGPASSNEVNTATLTQEPPAPPPPQAKIV, encoded by the exons ATGTTCAATTTTCATAAGCCACGCGTCTACCGCTCTGCGGATGGATGTTGCATTTGCCGGGCCAAGTCGAGCAGCTCGCGGTTCACCGCTTCCCGGAAGTACGAAAAGGAGTCGATGCAATGCTTCAATCTTAATGAGCCGCGAAATGGCGAAATCTGCAACGCCTGCGTCCTTTTGGTCAAGCGCTACAAGCGACTACCCATAGGTAGTAAGCGTCACTGGGGTCAT GTGGTGGATGCCCGTGCTGGACCCGGCACCAAGTCCATGGCCAAACAGAAGAAGCGCGACAACGCAGACGCGAAGAGCAGGGCCGCCAATGGCAGTGGCAACTCATTCCTGCCCGAGAAGTTCGCCAAGATCTTCAAGAAGAACCGCAAGAGTAAGGAGAGAGCGGCGActgaagcagcagcaagatcatcatcaaaatcaacatcatcgttatcatcatcattatcaccatcatcatcattatcattatcaacTAGTACTGTCAATCGACCTAGCAGCACTTCACCCACCTCGGATCATCAGCAGAGCGATTCGAACGAGAGCTACGATGATGAACATATGCTGCCGGCAAATGCACCATATCAAACGCGCAAGCGAACAGCGGCTGCCGCACTGGCCACTGCCAACGAATCGAAGGagcacaacaacaaacgcTCGAAGTTAACCGGCAGCTACCGACGTCGTCAGCTGGCGCCACAAAAGAATCGTCGGGCCGTCGACAATATCCCCTTCTTCGAGGAAAGTGATCTCGTTCGCCTGGAGGTCTGTTGCGGTGTGGTCTTCCAGAGCTTATCCCTCGGCAGCATTCACTACATCATCGATCCGGAGCTGTACAAACCGTGTGCGAAGCACCAGCGCATACGCCACCAGCAGATGCAACttcagctgcaacagcagcaggcggaggCGGTAAATGCAACTCCAACCCCCACGACCAACTCATCGCCACTCACCACTCAAGTTCAAAGCAAGGTGCCAACGATTGGGCCACTTAAGAAGCATCATTTATTCTGCAAGCGACAATCGGGGTCATTTCCGCAAGGTGAAATCCATAGCATAAGTCCAATTCCAATGAGCAAGACTGAAACGATCGGCCAACCACTGTCGCCGAAGCCACATTCCACTCTGTCCCTGATCCTCAAGCCCACCGTCCATATGCAACCACAGTCGCAGGCCCAGGGCCAAGTGGTCTCTGTGGGCGCTGCCTCGCCCTCGTCGCTGTCCTCCTTGTCCAACTGCTCCACCTCGTCCTCGGTGGCCACCAAGTTCAACGACAATTCCTCGGATTCGGGATTCGATGAGCATGTGCTAGAGCGCAAGTCGGTCAGCCCACCAACG CAGGACGAGTGCAAACTGCGTGGAACCACGGGTGGCAGGGTGCAGCTAATCCTAGTCAGCGGCCTGCCTCTGGCTGGACAGTCTCAGAATCTGATGCTGGCGGGCAACGAGTTTACGGCACGAATTGTGCAGCAACGAGAAGCCGGAATCGCAGCCGCAACCGGAGCCGGAGCCGGTGCTCCATCGATAGGAGCAACCCCACTCAAAATCAACGTACTTGGCGGATCTCAGGgcaacagcaataaaatgCGTGCTATATTCAATAGCACCAGCAGCATTCAGCATGAGAACGGAGTGACCACCATTGTGCCAGCCTCCTCGTTGGCAGCCAGCAATCAAACAGCTGCCATGAACGCAATTGCGCCCAGCACGGTGACTATAACGCCGTCATCGGTGGGCAAAAAGGTAACGGTGCCAAATCCCAAGATTATCCTGCTGAAGCCAGCCAAATTTGTGGGACCAGCGTCGTCAAACGAGGTGAATACCGCGACTCTGACTCAGGAGCCACCTGCTCCTCCCCCTCCACAAGCCAAAATCGTATAG
- the LOC27208067 gene encoding uncharacterized protein LOC27208067 isoform X2 produces the protein MFNFHKPRVYRSADGCCICRAKSSSSRFTASRKYEKESMQCFNLNEPRNGEICNACVLLVKRYKRLPIGSKRHWGHVVDARAGPGTKSMAKQKKRDNADAKSRAANGSGNSFLPEKFAKIFKKNRKSKERAATEAAARSSSKSTSSLSSSLSPSSSLSLSTSTVNRPSSTSPTSDHQQSDSNESYDDEHMLPANAPYQTRKRTAAAALATANESKEHNNKRSKLTGSYRRRQLAPQKNRRAVDNIPFFEESDLVRLEVCCGVVFQSLSLGSIHYIIDPELYKPCAKHQRIRHQQMQLQLQQQQAEAVNATPTPTTNSSPLTTQVQSKVPTIGPLKKHHLFCKRQSGSFPQGEIHSISPIPMSKTETIGQPLSPKPHSTLSLILKPTVHMQPQSQAQGQVVSVGAASPSSLSSLSNCSTSSSVATKFNDNSSDSGFDEHVLERKSVSPPTDECKLRGTTGGRVQLILVSGLPLAGQSQNLMLAGNEFTARIVQQREAGIAAATGAGAGAPSIGATPLKINVLGGSQGNSNKMRAIFNSTSSIQHENGVTTIVPASSLAASNQTAAMNAIAPSTVTITPSSVGKKVTVPNPKIILLKPAKFVGPASSNEVNTATLTQEPPAPPPPQAKIV, from the exons ATGTTCAATTTTCATAAGCCACGCGTCTACCGCTCTGCGGATGGATGTTGCATTTGCCGGGCCAAGTCGAGCAGCTCGCGGTTCACCGCTTCCCGGAAGTACGAAAAGGAGTCGATGCAATGCTTCAATCTTAATGAGCCGCGAAATGGCGAAATCTGCAACGCCTGCGTCCTTTTGGTCAAGCGCTACAAGCGACTACCCATAGGTAGTAAGCGTCACTGGGGTCAT GTGGTGGATGCCCGTGCTGGACCCGGCACCAAGTCCATGGCCAAACAGAAGAAGCGCGACAACGCAGACGCGAAGAGCAGGGCCGCCAATGGCAGTGGCAACTCATTCCTGCCCGAGAAGTTCGCCAAGATCTTCAAGAAGAACCGCAAGAGTAAGGAGAGAGCGGCGActgaagcagcagcaagatcatcatcaaaatcaacatcatcgttatcatcatcattatcaccatcatcatcattatcattatcaacTAGTACTGTCAATCGACCTAGCAGCACTTCACCCACCTCGGATCATCAGCAGAGCGATTCGAACGAGAGCTACGATGATGAACATATGCTGCCGGCAAATGCACCATATCAAACGCGCAAGCGAACAGCGGCTGCCGCACTGGCCACTGCCAACGAATCGAAGGagcacaacaacaaacgcTCGAAGTTAACCGGCAGCTACCGACGTCGTCAGCTGGCGCCACAAAAGAATCGTCGGGCCGTCGACAATATCCCCTTCTTCGAGGAAAGTGATCTCGTTCGCCTGGAGGTCTGTTGCGGTGTGGTCTTCCAGAGCTTATCCCTCGGCAGCATTCACTACATCATCGATCCGGAGCTGTACAAACCGTGTGCGAAGCACCAGCGCATACGCCACCAGCAGATGCAACttcagctgcaacagcagcaggcggaggCGGTAAATGCAACTCCAACCCCCACGACCAACTCATCGCCACTCACCACTCAAGTTCAAAGCAAGGTGCCAACGATTGGGCCACTTAAGAAGCATCATTTATTCTGCAAGCGACAATCGGGGTCATTTCCGCAAGGTGAAATCCATAGCATAAGTCCAATTCCAATGAGCAAGACTGAAACGATCGGCCAACCACTGTCGCCGAAGCCACATTCCACTCTGTCCCTGATCCTCAAGCCCACCGTCCATATGCAACCACAGTCGCAGGCCCAGGGCCAAGTGGTCTCTGTGGGCGCTGCCTCGCCCTCGTCGCTGTCCTCCTTGTCCAACTGCTCCACCTCGTCCTCGGTGGCCACCAAGTTCAACGACAATTCCTCGGATTCGGGATTCGATGAGCATGTGCTAGAGCGCAAGTCGGTCAGCCCACCAACG GACGAGTGCAAACTGCGTGGAACCACGGGTGGCAGGGTGCAGCTAATCCTAGTCAGCGGCCTGCCTCTGGCTGGACAGTCTCAGAATCTGATGCTGGCGGGCAACGAGTTTACGGCACGAATTGTGCAGCAACGAGAAGCCGGAATCGCAGCCGCAACCGGAGCCGGAGCCGGTGCTCCATCGATAGGAGCAACCCCACTCAAAATCAACGTACTTGGCGGATCTCAGGgcaacagcaataaaatgCGTGCTATATTCAATAGCACCAGCAGCATTCAGCATGAGAACGGAGTGACCACCATTGTGCCAGCCTCCTCGTTGGCAGCCAGCAATCAAACAGCTGCCATGAACGCAATTGCGCCCAGCACGGTGACTATAACGCCGTCATCGGTGGGCAAAAAGGTAACGGTGCCAAATCCCAAGATTATCCTGCTGAAGCCAGCCAAATTTGTGGGACCAGCGTCGTCAAACGAGGTGAATACCGCGACTCTGACTCAGGAGCCACCTGCTCCTCCCCCTCCACAAGCCAAAATCGTATAG